A stretch of Fimbriimonadaceae bacterium DNA encodes these proteins:
- a CDS encoding GNAT family N-acetyltransferase — protein sequence MATRILIRPQHSEEAPRLNETIGQAAWLSAFRHLLPVEAMESHFAGHLDVTCDYWTQRGERLDRFVAELDGEAVGFIGLGTYAGGEGEVRSLYVSPSRQGQGVGQALWEHAIAIFRKRGISAVNVWTLAGANSCRFYEAMGCEPIGTGTLFLGPHSATCVHYRLELPSTEAAQ from the coding sequence GTGGCGACACGCATCCTGATCCGTCCCCAACACTCCGAAGAGGCGCCGCGACTCAACGAAACGATCGGGCAGGCGGCCTGGCTGTCGGCGTTCCGCCACCTGCTGCCGGTCGAAGCGATGGAGTCGCACTTCGCGGGACACCTCGACGTCACATGCGACTACTGGACGCAGCGCGGCGAACGGCTCGACCGCTTCGTCGCGGAGTTGGACGGCGAAGCGGTCGGCTTCATCGGCCTCGGTACCTACGCGGGCGGCGAAGGCGAGGTGCGCTCGCTCTACGTCTCCCCATCGAGGCAAGGGCAGGGAGTCGGCCAGGCGTTGTGGGAACACGCGATCGCAATCTTCCGCAAGCGAGGCATCTCTGCCGTCAACGTCTGGACGCTTGCGGGCGCGAACTCGTGCCGCTTCTACGAGGCCATGGGGTGCGAGCCGATCGGCACGGGAACCCTGTTTCTGGGACCCCACTCGGCAACGTGCGTGCACTACCGCCTCGAACTCCCCTCGACGGAAGCGGCACAATAG
- a CDS encoding FAD-binding oxidoreductase, translated as MNTNESLPKLDGFSGEIHTPASDRYDALRTGWNVAIVHTPDLIAVARDESDVQAAVAYAHREGLKVTVKATGHGQPRRAHGGLLLDVSQLDSVTIDPAASTATIGGGVQWGKVIEAAHPHGLAPLNGSSPGVGVVGYTLGGGFGLMVRTYGLTADHVRSMRVVLPDGRLATANREENSDLFWAMLGGGGAYGVVTQITMGLVPHAFAFGGNVMFDASRAEQVYGAWLDWTRDLPETVSSAVTMITFPPVPFVPEFLHGRSMLMLQACAASDAAQGEALLKPMREMEGAEFDSFRWMPSLEFGSIYNDPVDPLPAGGRGAMLKELDREALAAFLAAVGEPSKSPNLMIQLRHIGGAMARVEREASPLGGRRDARYLVYYLGVPMAPEHPRLMAEHAESGLAALQPWILSRGPLNFLGEGEVSAAHIREVFDAPDYDRLCAVKRAHDPNGVFAHAGVGVAD; from the coding sequence ATGAACACCAACGAATCCCTTCCTAAACTCGACGGCTTTTCTGGCGAGATCCACACGCCGGCCAGCGACCGCTACGACGCGCTGCGCACCGGATGGAATGTCGCGATCGTCCACACGCCCGACCTGATCGCGGTCGCACGGGACGAGAGCGACGTGCAGGCGGCGGTCGCTTACGCCCATCGGGAGGGGCTCAAGGTGACCGTCAAGGCCACCGGGCACGGACAGCCCCGCCGGGCGCATGGCGGGCTCCTGCTCGACGTCTCCCAGCTCGACTCGGTGACGATCGATCCTGCGGCTTCCACGGCGACGATCGGCGGGGGAGTCCAGTGGGGCAAGGTGATCGAGGCGGCGCATCCGCACGGTCTTGCCCCGCTCAACGGGTCCTCGCCGGGGGTCGGGGTGGTCGGCTACACCTTGGGCGGCGGGTTCGGGCTTATGGTCCGTACGTACGGGCTCACCGCCGATCACGTGCGTTCGATGCGCGTGGTGCTTCCCGACGGCCGTTTGGCGACGGCGAACCGGGAGGAGAACTCCGACCTGTTTTGGGCGATGCTCGGCGGTGGCGGCGCCTACGGCGTCGTGACGCAGATCACGATGGGGCTGGTGCCTCACGCGTTCGCGTTCGGCGGCAACGTGATGTTCGATGCGTCTCGAGCCGAGCAGGTGTACGGCGCTTGGCTGGATTGGACGCGCGACCTCCCGGAGACGGTCTCGTCCGCGGTCACGATGATCACGTTCCCTCCCGTTCCGTTCGTGCCGGAGTTCCTGCATGGGCGCTCGATGCTGATGCTGCAGGCCTGCGCCGCTTCGGACGCCGCACAGGGCGAAGCGCTTCTCAAGCCGATGCGGGAGATGGAGGGAGCGGAGTTCGACAGTTTCCGCTGGATGCCTTCGCTCGAGTTCGGTTCGATCTACAACGATCCGGTCGATCCGCTTCCCGCCGGGGGCCGCGGCGCGATGTTGAAGGAGCTCGACCGCGAGGCCCTGGCAGCGTTTCTGGCCGCCGTCGGCGAACCTTCGAAGTCCCCCAACCTGATGATCCAGTTGCGCCACATCGGGGGCGCGATGGCTCGTGTGGAGCGCGAGGCGAGCCCTCTGGGCGGCCGGCGCGACGCCCGATACCTCGTCTACTATCTCGGGGTGCCGATGGCGCCGGAGCACCCGCGTCTGATGGCCGAGCACGCCGAGTCCGGTTTGGCGGCCCTCCAGCCTTGGATCCTGTCGCGCGGACCGCTCAACTTCCTGGGCGAGGGCGAGGTGTCCGCCGCGCACATTCGAGAGGTGTTCGACGCTCCCGACTACGACCGCCTGTGCGCGGTCAAACGGGCTCACGATCCGAATGGGGTGTTCGCCCACGCGGGAGTGGGGGTGGCGGATTAG
- a CDS encoding ATP-binding protein: MITGPPGAGKSTVSRALAGTFPFGMHIPIDDLREWVAGGMAHPLGWSDETTRQYELAEDAAAEIARRYRRAGFAVVLDHCTMPPRLEAWLARTEFGEPLRRVMLLPSLEATRGRNLARVVKDFDTAVLDPHIPNIHRAFAEMDAGGWEVIDTTEDTVERTVERIRALG, encoded by the coding sequence TTGATCACGGGTCCTCCCGGCGCCGGAAAGAGCACGGTCTCGCGGGCGTTGGCGGGGACCTTTCCCTTTGGGATGCACATCCCGATCGACGACTTGCGGGAGTGGGTGGCGGGGGGGATGGCCCACCCGTTGGGGTGGAGCGACGAGACCACGCGCCAGTACGAGTTGGCCGAGGATGCCGCGGCGGAGATCGCGCGGCGGTACCGGCGAGCCGGGTTCGCCGTCGTGCTGGACCACTGCACGATGCCCCCGCGCCTCGAGGCGTGGCTCGCTCGGACCGAGTTCGGCGAGCCGTTGCGGCGCGTCATGCTCCTTCCGAGCCTCGAGGCTACGCGAGGACGCAATCTCGCCCGCGTGGTAAAGGACTTCGACACCGCGGTGCTTGATCCCCATATCCCGAACATCCACCGCGCCTTCGCCGAAATGGACGCCGGGGGATGGGAAGTCATCGACACCACGGAGGACACCGTGGAGCGGACGGTGGAGCGGATTCGGGCGCTTGGCTGA
- the rpsO gene encoding 30S ribosomal protein S15: MPLDKTLKQSVIAEYATKEGDTGSAEVQIAVMQSRIAQITDHLRRNKKDFHSRRGLQILVGKRRRLEGYLRAKDVVRYRELIQRLGIREVKPR; encoded by the coding sequence ATGCCGCTGGACAAGACGCTCAAACAATCCGTAATCGCCGAATACGCGACCAAGGAAGGGGACACCGGATCTGCCGAAGTGCAGATTGCTGTGATGCAATCGCGCATCGCACAGATCACCGACCATCTCCGCAGGAACAAGAAGGACTTCCACTCACGTCGAGGTCTCCAGATTCTCGTCGGCAAGCGTCGCCGGCTGGAAGGATATCTTCGCGCCAAGGACGTCGTCCGATACCGCGAACTCATTCAGCGCCTTGGTATCCGAGAAGTGAAGCCCCGGTAA
- a CDS encoding polyribonucleotide nucleotidyltransferase, which produces MIHNHSFEVGGKTLFLETGRVAKQAGGAVLLGMGETIVLGTATMSEKAREGIDFLPLVCDYEERKYAVGKIPGGFIKRGGRPSEKAVLTSRLIDRPIRPQFPKGLRNDIQVICMPFAVEQESPPDVLAICAAGAALAVSDVPADRIIAGVRVGRLEGKFVLFPSIPEINESDLDLVVAGHKDAIAMVEAGAKEVTEEDMAKALKFAHDAIKVIVKEFEAFAKKAGKPKREVAIAKLDEALVKKIEKESGKEIEKALIQKDKATRESALSDMQRDLVKQYAAKMEDQPELVAQLPEAVDKVVKGLVRKLILEKDQRPDGRKLDEIRPLEACAGLLPRVHGSGLFTRGQTQVMTVATLGLPNEAQTIDGLEDEEPRRYMHFYNFPPYSVGEVRMMRGPGRREVGHGALAERALRPMIPLDDPEFPYTLLLISECLESNGSTSMASVCGSTLALLDAGIQIKAPVAGIAMGLMSDGKTFKVLTDIQGMEDFCGDMDFKVAGTRDGITALQLDTKLDGIPDKVLADALKQAKTARFQILDVIEAEIAAPRESVAASAPQVTTININPEKIGAVIGPGGATIKKITGTTGASVDIQQDGRVLVGGNGTQMVQDAIAMIKALTEEVAIGTEFRGPVTRLMGRGAMVEYVGGREGMVPIEHLSPNNIRRPDDVVSVGDVLNVKVHEIDHMGRVNLTALGLPQDLPSLADNENATPPPPGSGGGGGGRGGRGGDRDRGRGGDRGGRDRDRGGRGGDRGGYRGDRDRDRGPRRDDGPRDEAPRDEPRREAPREAAVEAPSVPDEFPKKNRSGDDENVNARFRPRR; this is translated from the coding sequence ATGATTCACAACCACAGCTTCGAGGTGGGGGGCAAGACCCTCTTCCTCGAGACCGGCCGCGTAGCCAAGCAGGCTGGCGGCGCCGTGCTCCTCGGCATGGGCGAAACGATCGTCCTCGGCACGGCCACCATGTCCGAAAAGGCCCGAGAGGGCATCGATTTCCTTCCCCTCGTGTGCGACTACGAGGAGCGCAAGTACGCCGTTGGGAAGATCCCCGGCGGATTCATCAAGCGCGGCGGCCGTCCTTCCGAGAAGGCCGTGCTCACCAGCCGCCTGATCGACCGCCCGATCCGCCCTCAGTTCCCCAAGGGGCTGCGCAACGACATCCAGGTCATCTGCATGCCGTTCGCGGTCGAGCAGGAGTCGCCGCCCGACGTGCTGGCGATCTGCGCGGCTGGCGCGGCGCTGGCCGTTTCCGACGTGCCCGCCGATCGAATCATCGCCGGCGTCCGGGTGGGCCGCCTCGAGGGCAAGTTCGTTCTCTTCCCGTCGATCCCCGAGATCAACGAGTCGGACCTCGACCTCGTGGTCGCGGGCCACAAGGACGCGATCGCGATGGTGGAAGCCGGAGCGAAAGAGGTCACCGAAGAGGATATGGCCAAGGCCTTGAAGTTCGCCCATGACGCGATCAAGGTCATCGTCAAGGAGTTCGAAGCGTTCGCCAAGAAGGCCGGCAAGCCCAAGCGCGAGGTGGCGATCGCCAAGCTCGACGAGGCGCTCGTCAAGAAGATCGAGAAGGAGTCCGGCAAGGAGATCGAGAAGGCCCTGATCCAGAAGGACAAGGCCACGCGCGAGTCCGCCCTTAGCGACATGCAGCGCGATCTCGTGAAGCAGTACGCCGCGAAGATGGAGGACCAGCCCGAGCTAGTGGCGCAGCTCCCCGAAGCGGTGGACAAGGTCGTCAAGGGCCTCGTCCGCAAGCTGATCCTCGAGAAGGACCAGCGGCCCGACGGACGGAAGCTCGACGAAATCCGCCCGCTCGAGGCGTGCGCGGGTCTTCTGCCCCGAGTGCACGGCTCCGGCTTGTTCACGCGAGGCCAGACCCAGGTCATGACCGTCGCGACGCTCGGTCTTCCGAACGAGGCGCAGACGATCGACGGCCTCGAGGACGAGGAGCCGCGGCGCTACATGCACTTCTACAACTTCCCGCCCTACTCGGTCGGCGAAGTGCGGATGATGCGCGGCCCCGGCCGCCGCGAAGTGGGCCACGGCGCGCTCGCCGAGCGCGCGTTGCGCCCGATGATCCCGCTCGACGACCCCGAGTTCCCCTACACGCTGCTTCTGATCAGCGAGTGCCTGGAGTCGAACGGCTCTACGTCGATGGCGTCGGTGTGCGGCAGCACGCTCGCGCTGCTCGATGCGGGCATCCAGATCAAGGCGCCGGTCGCGGGCATCGCGATGGGCCTCATGTCGGACGGCAAAACCTTCAAGGTGCTTACCGACATCCAGGGCATGGAGGACTTCTGCGGCGACATGGACTTCAAGGTCGCCGGCACGCGCGACGGGATCACGGCGCTCCAGCTCGACACGAAGCTGGACGGCATTCCCGACAAGGTCCTGGCCGACGCGCTGAAGCAGGCGAAGACCGCGCGCTTCCAGATCCTCGACGTCATCGAAGCCGAGATCGCCGCGCCGCGTGAGAGTGTCGCGGCGTCCGCGCCCCAGGTCACGACGATCAACATCAACCCCGAGAAGATCGGCGCGGTCATCGGGCCGGGAGGTGCGACGATCAAGAAGATCACCGGAACCACCGGCGCGTCCGTGGACATCCAGCAGGATGGCCGCGTGCTCGTGGGTGGCAATGGCACGCAGATGGTGCAGGACGCCATCGCGATGATCAAGGCGCTCACCGAAGAGGTGGCGATCGGCACCGAGTTCCGAGGTCCGGTGACCCGACTGATGGGTCGCGGCGCCATGGTGGAGTACGTGGGAGGCCGCGAGGGCATGGTGCCCATCGAGCACCTCTCGCCGAACAACATCCGCCGGCCGGACGATGTGGTGAGCGTGGGCGACGTGCTGAACGTCAAGGTCCACGAGATCGACCACATGGGTCGCGTGAACCTCACGGCGCTCGGCCTGCCCCAGGACCTTCCGTCGCTCGCGGACAACGAGAACGCCACGCCTCCTCCTCCCGGATCGGGCGGCGGCGGCGGTGGACGCGGCGGACGCGGTGGGGACCGCGACCGTGGCCGTGGCGGCGATCGCGGGGGTCGGGATCGGGACCGCGGCGGACGCGGCGGCGACCGCGGCGGCTACCGAGGGGATCGGGACCGCGACCGCGGCCCGCGCCGGGACGACGGCCCGCGCGACGAGGCTCCTCGGGACGAACCGCGCCGCGAGGCGCCGCGCGAGGCGGCCGTCGAAGCGCCTTCCGTCCCCGACGAGTTCCCCAAGAAGAACCGGAGCGGCGACGACGAGAACGTCAACGCCCGCTTCCGCCCCCGACGCTAG